The genomic segment TCCCATTCGAAAGCGAGATCGATCGGCTCTTCGAAGAGGCGGTCCGCGCGGTGACCTCTCGGGTGAGCGTCTGGATTCCGCCCTGCAACGTCTACGAGGATGACAACAGCTTCTATGTCCAGGCCGTCATCCCCGGCTTGGACGTCAAGGACGTTGACCTCCGCGTTCAGGACGGAATGCTCACTATCAAAGGCGAGCGGAAAGGCCCCTCCTTGGAAACGGGTCAAGCTCCATGGCTCGTTCATGAAATCGAGGAGAGTTCCTTCTCTCGAGCCTTTGCGATTCCGTCCCACGTGGACCATGCGCAGGCTACGGCCTCTTACAAAGACGGGATTCTCACCGTCGCCTTCCCTAAGAAGGAGGAGGCCAAACCGCGTCGGATCCTCATCGAAGAGTGCAACTGATGCGGGTGTCCATCTGAACCCGGGCGCCACCGCCGCCGGTGGCGCTCTTCTTATTCGACCGGTGATCAGGATGCAGATGATGCCGTGCGCCGTACTTGTCGACCTCGGACATGATGGGCCAGAGACTGGTCGCTCAACGGATTACTCAGCGCCTGAGACAACGGCCCTCGGGGACATACGAGAGTCGAGCAGGAGAGGGCAGTGCGTCCCCTCCTACCTTGATCCGAGAAGCCGCGTGGCTGTGGGCGAGTTCAATGTGCCGACCGGCCTGTCGGCGCCTTCCATCGAAGCCTGTAGAAGCAAGCCGGTGTAGCCGGCATGCACCGGCTACGGGAAACCCTTGTGGCGATCAGGCCGGCATTTCTTCGAACCGTGCGGTGAAGTGGCGCAGGACAGGGGCTTCGTAGGTCATGGTGAGGCCGCGGATAGTCTCACGGTTGCGGAAGAGCTCGATGATGGACTCGGCGACATAGGTGATCTGCATATTCGTATAGACACGCCGTGGGATGGCAAGGCGGACCATTTCCAATTCCGGATGGATCGTTCGGCCGGTTGCCGGGTCCTTCTTACCGAACATCACGGTGCCGATCTCCACGCCGCGGATGCCGAATTCCCGGTACAGGGCCACACAGAGGGCCTGAGCAGGAAATGCCGACTGCGGGATGTGCGGCAGGAACTCCTTGGCGTTTAGATAGACCGCATGCCCGCCGACCGGCTTCAAGATCGGCACGCCGGCCTGGTCGAGCAGCTCGCCCAGATAGCGCACCTGGCCGATCCGGAATCCCAGATACTCCTCGTCCAGCACTTCCTTCAAGCCTCTGGCCATCGCCTCCAGATCGCGGCCGGCCAATCCGCCGTAGGTCGGGAACCCCTCGACGAGGATCAACATGTTCGTAATGTCCTGGACCCAGTCGGCATTGTTCAGGCTGAGGAATCCACCGATATTCACCAACCCATCCTTCTTGGCGGACATCGTGCACCCGTCGCCGTAGCTGAAGAGCTCGCGTGCGATATCCTGAATCGATTTCCCCTGATACCCCGGCTCTCGCTCCTTAATGAAAAAGCAGTTTTCCGCGAAGCGGCAGGCGTCGAAGAACAGCGGGATGCCATAGCGCCGACACAGCTCGCTTGTCGCGCGGATGTTGGCCATCGACACCGGCTGGCCACCGCCACTGTTATTGGTGATCGTGATCATGACGAGCGGGATGCGGTCGCGCCCCACTTGATTGATCACTTCCTCCAGCCGCACGAGGTCCATATTCCCCTTGAAGGGGATGTCGCAATGCGGATCGTAGGCTTCCTTGACGACTACGTCGAGCGCTTCGGCTCCCTGGTGCTCGACATTCGCGCGGGTGGTGTCGAAATGGATGTTGTTGGGCACGCACATGCCGGGCTTAACCACGGTCGAGAACAACAGGTTTTCGGCCATGCGGCCTTGGTGAGTGGGAATCACATGGCGGTAGCCGAAGATGGACCTCACTGTCTCTTCAAAATGGTAGAAATTCCTGCTGCCGGCGTAGGATTCGTCGCCCAGCATCAGGCCGGCCCATTGGTTGTCGCTCATGGCCGAGGTGCCGCTGTCGGTGAGCAGGTCCACATAGACGCTCTCGGCGGGCACTTTGAACAGGTTGTAGCCGGCCTCGCGCAACAGGCGGTCCCGCTCTTCGCGCGTGGTTCGGCGGATCGGCTCGACGACTTTGATCTTGAACGGCTCGGACGGGAACTTCATGAGGCGTCTTTCCTGAGTCGCGCCAACTGCGCCTTGAACGCCTTCGCCCCTTCGTACTCGAACACGTAGCGCGTCATGTCGAACAGCGGCGCGGGATCGAGGTCCCGGATGAGGTCCGGCTTCCAGGTGATCTGAAGCTTGTTGATCATGGTGATCGGCGTCGGTTTGCCGACCATCCCTAACGGGACCTGCCCGTAGGTCTGCGAGAAGATCAGGATTTCGCCGTCGAACATGGCCGCGTTGATATCCTGCGCAGCGCCCTGCTTCCGGTAATCCTCTTCCAGCCGCTGGAACATCGGCGAGCGATCGAGATCCTCGCGAAAGGCGTAATAAATCTTGATGCCGGCCCGGTGCTGGTCGTCCATGACCTGGATCGCGTCCGCCACCAGGGAAGCCCGGTGCATCTGGTCCTTCGTCAGAATCAACAGCCGCCGAATCGTCACATTGCGACGCACCGCGGCTTGGTTCGCCAACAGATAGTTGGGATAGAGCGCCTCGCCCTTCTTCCAAATGTTCCACCGCTCCATGATGGCGTCCACCGACCGCTCGGCCGTTTCCATGAGCCGAACGGCTTCGGCGTTGGCGGCCGCCCCTTCATAGACCAGGGTCTGGGATTCGAGCTGACGCAGCTCGCGACCGATGGCTTCGACCTTCTTCGGAATGTAGCGGGGATTTTTCGGGACATGCAGCATCACGTCCACGGCGGTCAGGGCCAGGTTCCAATATTCCTTGGCCGCCGCCGGCGCTTTGTCCTTCTGGGCCACCAGCAGCAACTCCACCGGATTCTTGTCCAACAGCTTGGCGATCGTGATGCAGACCTCGGGCTTCGGGACTTTGAGCCCCCGGCGCATGAGATTCGCCTCGGGCTGCGCGATCCCGAGCTTTTCGGCGAGCGCGTAATCGCTGCTCAATCCATACCGTTCTTTGACCGCTTCGAGATAACTGGCGATCTCCGTCACGCCTGCCTCACCAAAGGCCGATCATAACACGAAGAATCAAATGCCTCGTCCTCCGCCGACGACGGAACTAAACGGGATGATGCCCTCTCCAACCGGCCGGTCCTGTGCGCCGCGCTCATCCCTTCCCGGGTCGCTGATCGGCCTTGCACAAGGCGGCCTCGGCAGGCTCGACACCGACGGGGACGACTCTGACCGGATGCTGCGGCAGGCCGGAGGCGGCCTCGCCCCGATCGAGCCGCGCCATGCGTTGCTTCGCCAGGTCATCGAATCGAGCGAGGGACAAGGCAATACCATGACGAGCGAATTGCGCCACCAGCTCGTTGCCCCGCTCTCTCACCAACGTCACGACCGACCTATACCCGGCGCAGAGCAGCAGCACCCGGTCCTGGTAGGTCAAAAAGCTTCGTTCAAACAAGAGCGCGTCGTGAGAGGTCGGGGTCATCACCAACAGATCTTTATCGGGATGGCTGCGCTCGAACAATTCCTGGGCTTGGGAAAACCGCACGTCGAAGTTGATGCGAGAAGCCTGCTCGCCGATGGCCAAAAATCCCCTGTCCCGCAGACAGGCCTGGTGCGACGGATGCGCCGAAGCGCCACGCGTCGATCGCGGGAGCTGAACTCTGACCATCGGATTGATCACGACCATGAAACCGATGTGTTTGGCGACCGCCAGGTCGAAGAAGGCCAGACGTCCGATTCCGGCATCGATATAATCGCGTCCATCGATTCGAACGGGACAAAAATAGATCGGCACGGCCGAGGAGGCGGTGACGGCTCTGGAGATCGAGACTTCCCGCCAACCCTCGTCGCCGAAGATCACGCAGTCCCCCGTTTCGAGATCGATCGCGGGAATGTACAGTTCGCGGCGCAATTCCGCGAACGTATCGGAGAGGCCCTTGGCGCGAAACGTTCGTTCCAAGTACCGGGCGAACGGCTTCAAGGTATAGATGCCGCTCGGAAGCGCCTCCTGGGCTTTGTCCATGAGATCGATCAGGGTCATCTCCGGGTAGTGACGGACATACATTTTGAGCAAGGGAATCAGTTGCCGGATCGCCCGGGGGAAGGTCTTGAGTCCTTCGCCGAAGGCGGGCGCGAAGATATCCCGGTGGTCGAAATAATACGGCCGCGTGCTCGACAAGTTCGTCTCCAGGATCTCTTGCGGCTTGACGCCGTTCGCGATGAGCGAGGCCGCCGCCGAGCCGGCGCTGACGCCGACGTACAGATCGAAGTCGTTGACCGTGAAGCCCCCGTCGAAGAGGTCGTCCAACGCCGTCAAGGCGCCGATCTCGAAGAGGTAGCCGGTGAACCCGCCCCCCGCCAACGCCAGCGCTCGTTTCGTCGTCCCCTCCGGTCCCATGATCGCTTTCCGTCCCAAATCGCCCGTACCCTTGCCGATCCTCCGTCCCCCCGACCGTGAGCCGCGTGCTCTCTCACCGATCCGTAAAACGAGGCTGCCGCTTTTCCAGAAAAGCGGCGAGCCCCTCCTTCCTGTCCTCCGTCTCGCAGAGCGTGCCGAACAGACGCGCCTCCAAGGCCAAGGCCTGGCGCACATTCAGCTCGGCCCCTTCCCGGACCGCTCGGAGCGCCGCCCTGACGGCCGCCCGGCCTTTTGAGGCGATCTTGCGCGCCAACCCCCGCGCCTGACGGAGCAGATCGTCCGACGGAATCACCTGGGACACCAATCCCAAGACCTTCGCCTCCTGCGCGGAGATGATGTCTCCGGTGAGAATCAGCTCCGTCGCTCTGGATCGACCGATGAGCCGAGGCAGGCGCTGGGTGCCGCCCATGCCCGGCATCATCCCCAGATTGATTTCCGGTTGGCCCAGTCTCGAGCCCTCCGCCGCCAGCCTGATATGACAGCACATCGCCAGCTCCAGGCCCCCGCCGAGACAGGCTCCGTTGATGGCGGCGATGACCGGTTTTTCGAAGGCTTCGATCTTGTCCACTATCGCCTGCCCGCGGAGCGCCATCCGTTCACCCTCCTGCGCCGATGCGATCGCAGCCAGTGCACGGATGTCGGCCCCGGCGATGAAGAATCGACCGGCTCCGGTCAGGATCACGGCCTTGACCGCGTCGTCCTTGGCCAGGCCGTCGAACGCGGCTTCCAGCTCGTCCAGCACTTGGACCGTCAGCGTGTTCGCCGGAGGATAGTTGATGGTCAGCGTCGCGACGAACTCTTCCACCGAGCAGGAGAGCATGCCGTTGGCCATCGCCGTCATGACCTCACCTCAATACACAAAGAATCCTCGCCCCGCGATCTGGCCGGTGAATCCGGCGTCCACCATGCGGCGCAGCATGGGCGCCGGCCAGAACCGCGGACCGAGGCTGTGCGCGAAGTCCTCCAATTCGTGGAGCACCTGGTCCATGCCGAGCCGGTCGGCGAAATGCAACGGCCCTTCCTTGTCGACCGGGAACCCGATTCCGGCGACCATCGCGAAATCGATGTCGCGCGCGGAGGCGATCCCTTCTTGCAAGGCTGTCACGGCCTCGTTCACCATCGCCAACAGAAGCCGTGATCGCGTCCATCGCGTGCCGGGCGCGCCCGTTTCCTCCCGCACCCGCCGGATCACAGTGTCGAGACCCTGCTCACGGCCCCCTTCTTCCTCGCTGACATAGTCGTAGAAGCCGTGACCGGCTTTGACGCCCGATCGCCCCGCCTTGACCAGCGCTTCCAGCAACGGAGCCGGGGTCATGCGAGGCCCATAATGGCGATGGAGGATCCGTGCGACTTCCAGGGAGATATCCAGCCCGACGGTATCCAGCAGGGTGAACGGCCCGACCGGCATCCCGAAGGCGACCATTTCTTGATCGATGTCTTTGACCGGCGCCGCGCCTTCCTGCAGGCAGAGAATCGCTTCGTTCAGATAGGGCATCAGCAGACGATTGACGAGAAAGCCGGCGCATTCCTTCACCACGACCGGCGTCTTCCGGATGCTTTCCGCAAAGCCGACCATGTCGTCCACCGTTTGAGGGTCGGTGGCGAGACCGGGAATGATCTCGACGAGAGCCATGGCATAAGCCGGGTTGAAAAAGTGCAAGCCCACCACCTTGCTTGGCCGGCTCGTGGCGGCTCCCAGCGCCGAGATGGAGAGCGCCGACGTGTTGCTGGCCAGGATTGCGCCGCGCGGGCAGATCTGATCCAACTCATGGAAAACCTGCTTCTTCAGCTTCATATCTTCCGGCACCGCTTCGATGACCAGATCGACCTGGTGAAGGCCGGCAAGACCGGACGCGGCCGTGACCAGGAGCATTTTTTCCTCGAGCTGTTCGGGCGTCATCTTGCCCTTGTTGACGCGGGCCTGATACAAGGCCCGCACGGATTCCCGTCCGCGCTGCGCCAACGTCTCATTGACGTCGGCCAGCACAACCGGCACGCCGGCCATGCTGACGACCTGCGCGATCTGCGCGCCCATCGTCCCGGCTCCCACAACGCCGACGGTGTAGATGTACATGGCTCAGTTCGCTAGCCTCGCGCGCGACCGGCGAGACGTGCACGGAACGTTTCGTTTACAGCCCGACGCTTTGGCGCATCTCGCGTTTCCCGACTTTCGCACGATTCGCGCATCAGAGGCGTTCAAGGACCATCGCCGCGCCTTGCCCGCCTCCGACGCACATGGTCACCGCGCCGAGGGACGCGCCGCGCCGCCGCATCTCGTGGAGGAGCGTGAGGACCAGGCGCGTCCCGGTCATCCCGACCGGATGACCCAGCGCGATGGCTCCGCCGTTCACGTTCACGATCTCCCGTTTCAGTCCCAACAGCCGTTCGACCGCCAGGTACTGCGCCGCAAAGGCCTCGTTGACTTCGATCAATTCCAGATCGGTCAAACTCACGCCCGCCCGCTTGAGCGCCGACGGCAACGCTTCCACCGGTCCGATTCCCATCCGGGTCGGCTCCACCCCGACGAAGGCGTATCCCCGGATCCGCCCCATCGGCCGGAGTCCCAGATCGCGCGCCCGGTCCGCGGACATCACGAGCGCCGCCGCCGCCCCGTCGTTGAGCGGGCAACTGTTGCCCGCCGTGACCGTGCCGCCCTCTTTGAAGATGGGCGGGTAGAGCGCGAGCTGCTGTTCGGTCAATCCGGGGTTCGGTCCTTCGTCCTGCGCGAACACAGTCGGCGCGACATCACGGCCGGCGACCGTTTTCGGGATCGAGATCGGAAGGATTTCTTCCTTGAACTTCCCCTCTCGGACGGCCTTGAACGCGCGACGATGGCTTTCCACGGCGAACCGATCCTGCTCTTCGCGGCTGATGCCGAACTCTTCGGCCAGATTCTCGGCGGTCCGGCCCATGAGCTGGCCGCAAAACGCGTCGGTCAGCCCTTCCCAGATGCTGTCGATGAACTCGGCGTGCCGCAGGCGCTTCCCCCACCGCATATCGCGCGACACGAAGGGCGCGCGGCTCATGTTCTCCACGCCGCCCACCACCTGCACGTCGGCGTCGCCGCTCCGAATGTTTTGGCAGGCGTTCACAAACGGTTGCAGGCCCGAGGCGCAGTTGCGCTGAACCGAATACGCCGGGAGACGAATCGGCAATCCGGCCATGAGCGCGATCACCCGGGCGACGTTGTAGGCGTCGCTGGTCTGCCCCACGCACCCGACAATCACTTCCTCGACCAGCCCCGGATCGAGGCCGGCTCGGGCGAGGGTCTCGCGCACGACCAGTTCGCCCAGCTTGTGGGCCGGGATATCCTTGAGCGCCCCGCCGAAGTTCCCGATGGGCGTCCGGACTCCTGTGACAATGACGATTTCTTTCATGACGATCCCCGTTCCGGCTCTTCACCCGACTTTGCGCTGAGCGGCCGCCGCGTCGTTCGCGCGGATGTGTTCGTCGCGCAGCAGGCGGCGGAGGACCTTCCCCACCACCGTTCTGGGCAGTTCGGAGCGGAACTCGACGGCCGTCGGGACCTTGAACCGGGCCAACGACCGCCCGCAGTGTTCGATCAGTTCCTGCTCGGTCACGGACCGTCCCGATCTGGCGACCACGTACGCCCTGATCGCCTCTCCATAAAGAGGGTGGGGGATGCCGATGACCACGGCATCCCCGACGGCCGGATGCTGCAGCAGCACCTCTTCCACCTCCCTCGGGTACACGTTCTCGCCGCGGGAGATGATCAGGTCCTTCTTCCGATCCACGACAAAGAAAAAACCCCGGTCGTCCCGCCTGGCGATATCGCCCGTGCGGAGCCAGCCGTCGCACAGCACGGCCTTGGTTTCCGCTTCGTTGTTCCAGTACCCGCGCATCACCTGCGGGCCGCGCACCATCAATTCGCCGATGTCGCCGATCGGCACGTCCCGTCGGCCGGTTTCCAGATCCACGATCCTGGCGTCCGTGTCCGGGAACGGGAGCCCCATCGACCCGCGCGGGTGTTCGCCGTAGATCGGGTTGCAATGCGTGACGGGCCCCGCCTCGGTCAGGCCGTACCCTTCGGAAATCCTCACGCCGGTGAGCCGTTCGAA from the Nitrospirota bacterium genome contains:
- a CDS encoding Hsp20/alpha crystallin family protein, with the protein product MTLVPYVPNLMRLPFESEIDRLFEEAVRAVTSRVSVWIPPCNVYEDDNSFYVQAVIPGLDVKDVDLRVQDGMLTIKGERKGPSLETGQAPWLVHEIEESSFSRAFAIPSHVDHAQATASYKDGILTVAFPKKEEAKPRRILIEECN
- a CDS encoding tryptophanase; protein product: MKFPSEPFKIKVVEPIRRTTREERDRLLREAGYNLFKVPAESVYVDLLTDSGTSAMSDNQWAGLMLGDESYAGSRNFYHFEETVRSIFGYRHVIPTHQGRMAENLLFSTVVKPGMCVPNNIHFDTTRANVEHQGAEALDVVVKEAYDPHCDIPFKGNMDLVRLEEVINQVGRDRIPLVMITITNNSGGGQPVSMANIRATSELCRRYGIPLFFDACRFAENCFFIKEREPGYQGKSIQDIARELFSYGDGCTMSAKKDGLVNIGGFLSLNNADWVQDITNMLILVEGFPTYGGLAGRDLEAMARGLKEVLDEEYLGFRIGQVRYLGELLDQAGVPILKPVGGHAVYLNAKEFLPHIPQSAFPAQALCVALYREFGIRGVEIGTVMFGKKDPATGRTIHPELEMVRLAIPRRVYTNMQITYVAESIIELFRNRETIRGLTMTYEAPVLRHFTARFEEMPA
- a CDS encoding patatin-like phospholipase family protein, encoding MGPEGTTKRALALAGGGFTGYLFEIGALTALDDLFDGGFTVNDFDLYVGVSAGSAAASLIANGVKPQEILETNLSSTRPYYFDHRDIFAPAFGEGLKTFPRAIRQLIPLLKMYVRHYPEMTLIDLMDKAQEALPSGIYTLKPFARYLERTFRAKGLSDTFAELRRELYIPAIDLETGDCVIFGDEGWREVSISRAVTASSAVPIYFCPVRIDGRDYIDAGIGRLAFFDLAVAKHIGFMVVINPMVRVQLPRSTRGASAHPSHQACLRDRGFLAIGEQASRINFDVRFSQAQELFERSHPDKDLLVMTPTSHDALLFERSFLTYQDRVLLLCAGYRSVVTLVRERGNELVAQFARHGIALSLARFDDLAKQRMARLDRGEAASGLPQHPVRVVPVGVEPAEAALCKADQRPGKG
- a CDS encoding enoyl-CoA hydratase, which produces MANGMLSCSVEEFVATLTINYPPANTLTVQVLDELEAAFDGLAKDDAVKAVILTGAGRFFIAGADIRALAAIASAQEGERMALRGQAIVDKIEAFEKPVIAAINGACLGGGLELAMCCHIRLAAEGSRLGQPEINLGMMPGMGGTQRLPRLIGRSRATELILTGDIISAQEAKVLGLVSQVIPSDDLLRQARGLARKIASKGRAAVRAALRAVREGAELNVRQALALEARLFGTLCETEDRKEGLAAFLEKRQPRFTDR
- a CDS encoding 3-hydroxyacyl-CoA dehydrogenase; protein product: MYIYTVGVVGAGTMGAQIAQVVSMAGVPVVLADVNETLAQRGRESVRALYQARVNKGKMTPEQLEEKMLLVTAASGLAGLHQVDLVIEAVPEDMKLKKQVFHELDQICPRGAILASNTSALSISALGAATSRPSKVVGLHFFNPAYAMALVEIIPGLATDPQTVDDMVGFAESIRKTPVVVKECAGFLVNRLLMPYLNEAILCLQEGAAPVKDIDQEMVAFGMPVGPFTLLDTVGLDISLEVARILHRHYGPRMTPAPLLEALVKAGRSGVKAGHGFYDYVSEEEGGREQGLDTVIRRVREETGAPGTRWTRSRLLLAMVNEAVTALQEGIASARDIDFAMVAGIGFPVDKEGPLHFADRLGMDQVLHELEDFAHSLGPRFWPAPMLRRMVDAGFTGQIAGRGFFVY
- a CDS encoding thiolase family protein translates to MKEIVIVTGVRTPIGNFGGALKDIPAHKLGELVVRETLARAGLDPGLVEEVIVGCVGQTSDAYNVARVIALMAGLPIRLPAYSVQRNCASGLQPFVNACQNIRSGDADVQVVGGVENMSRAPFVSRDMRWGKRLRHAEFIDSIWEGLTDAFCGQLMGRTAENLAEEFGISREEQDRFAVESHRRAFKAVREGKFKEEILPISIPKTVAGRDVAPTVFAQDEGPNPGLTEQQLALYPPIFKEGGTVTAGNSCPLNDGAAAALVMSADRARDLGLRPMGRIRGYAFVGVEPTRMGIGPVEALPSALKRAGVSLTDLELIEVNEAFAAQYLAVERLLGLKREIVNVNGGAIALGHPVGMTGTRLVLTLLHEMRRRGASLGAVTMCVGGGQGAAMVLERL